In Aegilops tauschii subsp. strangulata cultivar AL8/78 chromosome 3, Aet v6.0, whole genome shotgun sequence, one genomic interval encodes:
- the LOC109740135 gene encoding indole-3-pyruvate monooxygenase YUCCA1, with the protein MDKEEQEGRATWVPGAVIVGAGPSGLAAAACLAARGVPATVLERSDSLAFTWRHRMYDRLALHLPKRFCELPLLPFPAEYPTYPCKDQFVAYMEAYAAAAGVAPRFGASVEEAAFDASAAAWAVRLAGGEVLMTRWLVVATGENAEPHVPDFPGMQQFAGRVLHTCEYKCGEEFAGEKVLVVGCGNSGMEVSLDLCRHGAKPSMVVRNTVHVLPKEMLGVSTFGIAMALLKWLPVQLVDRFILAAARLTLGNTSRLGLRRPKTGPIELKNLTGRTPVLDVGTLDHIKSGKIKVVGAVKEVTRVGARLADGKEEQQFDAIILATGYRSNVPSWLKDGGDVFTREGTPKTPFPDGWKGRNGLYTVGFSQRGLLGASSDALCVARDIHCQWRERERERDKPTSDVHQADSSV; encoded by the exons ATGGACAAGGAGGAGCAGGAAGGCCGCGCGACGTGGGTCCCCGGCGCCGTCATCGTCGGCGCGGGCCCGTCGGGGCTCGCCGCGGCCGCGTGCCTCGCGGCTCGGGGCGTGCCGGCCACGGTGCTCGAGAGGTCCGACTCGCTGGCCTTTACGTGGCGCCACCGCATGTACGACCGCCTCGCGCTCCACCTGCCCAAGCGCTTCTGCGAGCTGCCGCTCCTCCCGTTCCCGGCCGAGTACCCGACCTACCCCTGCAAGGACCAGTTCGTGGCGTACATGGAGGCCTACGCCGCCGCGGCGGGCGTGGCCCCTCGCTTCGGCGCCAGCGTCGAGGAGGCCGCGTTCGACGCGTCCGCGGCCGCCTGGGCGGTGCGCCTGGCGGGCGGCGAGGTGCTGATGACGAGGTGGCTGGTCGTGGCGACGGGCGAGAACGCGGAGCCGCACGTCCCGGACTTCCCCGGCATGCAGCAGTTCGCCGGCCGCGTCCTGCACACGTGCGAGTACAAGTGCGGCGAGGAGTTCGCCGGGGAGAAGGTGTTGGTGGTGGGGTGCGGGAACTCCGGCATGGAGGTGAGCCTGGATTTGTGCCGGCATGGCGCTAAGCCCTCCATGGTGGTGCGGAACACG GTCCATGTGCTGCCAAAGGAGATGCTGGGTGTGTCGACGTTTGGCATTGCCATGGCTCTGCTCAAATGGCTGCCGGTCCAGCTGGTGGATCGGTTCATCCTGGCGGCGGCGCGCTTGACCCTCGGCAACACGAGCCGGCTCGGGCTTAGGCGGCCCAAGACGGGGCCCATCGAGCTGAAGAACCTCACCGGCAGAACCCCCGTGCTGGACGTCGGGACTCTAGACCACATCAAATCAGGCAAAATTAAG GTGGTAGGAGCAGTGAAGGAGGTGACGAGGGTCGGGGCCAGGCTCGCGGACGGCAAGGAGGAGCAGCAGTTCGACGCAATAATACTGGCGACGGGCTACAGGAGCAACGTGCCGTCCTGGCTCAAG GATGGAGGGGATGTCTTCACAAGAGAAGGCACGCCCAAAACCCCTTTCCCTGACGGCTGGAAAGGGCGAAACGGCCTCTACACCGTCGGATTCTCGCAGCGAGGGCTCCTCGGAGCATCGTCAGACGCCCTATGCGTCGCCAGAGATATACATTGCCAATGGAgggaaagagaaagagaaagagaTAAACCCACTAGCGATGTGCACCAAGCTGATAGCTCTGTTTGA